From Micromonospora sp. NBC_01699, a single genomic window includes:
- a CDS encoding F0F1 ATP synthase subunit B: MRSILAVAEQKPIVPLWQEVVVGAVGFAIVCYILMKYVFPRMEQTFEARIEAIEGGIKRAEATRAEAELLLDRYRAELAEARTAAARIRNDARADVEVIRQDVLAEARQESERIVAVGREQLAAERQTIMEELRAEIGTLSVELASRIVGESIADEARRRGTVERFLAELESAPSR, encoded by the coding sequence GTGCGTTCGATCCTCGCGGTAGCCGAACAAAAGCCGATCGTCCCGCTCTGGCAGGAGGTCGTGGTGGGCGCGGTCGGCTTCGCGATCGTGTGCTACATCCTGATGAAGTACGTCTTCCCGCGCATGGAACAGACCTTCGAAGCCCGGATCGAGGCCATCGAGGGTGGCATCAAGCGGGCCGAAGCGACGCGGGCCGAGGCCGAGCTTCTGCTGGACCGGTACCGGGCCGAGTTGGCCGAGGCGCGTACCGCCGCTGCTCGGATCCGGAACGACGCGCGTGCCGATGTCGAGGTCATCCGGCAGGATGTCCTGGCCGAGGCGCGGCAGGAATCGGAGCGGATCGTCGCGGTCGGCAGGGAACAACTCGCCGCCGAACGCCAGACGATCATGGAGGAACTGCGGGCCGAGATCGGCACGCTCTCGGTGGAACTGGCCAGCAGGATCGTCGGCGAGTCGATCGCCGACGAGGCGCGCCGCAGGGGCACGGTCGAGAGGTTCCTCGCCGAGCTTGAGAGCGCACCGAGCCGCTGA
- a CDS encoding AraC family transcriptional regulator has translation MISALNRLVDLVEEHLTEEIDVGGFATALGTTEYHLRRMFSSLAGMPLSEYVRRRRMTVAAADVISTGDDLLGIAVRHGYGSGEAFGRAFRAVHGAGPGDVRRDGGPLRTQPQLRFRLTVEGSTPMDTRVIDRPAFRLVGHATRAPLLHHGVNSHIHRHITSLPSEEHLRLKELGNTEPAGLLAVSDDLDPDRTEGSELTYLHGVATSYDTPTVDDLDTIEVPAGTWAVFRTTGPYPGAVQETWAATATEWFPSNRWRLRPGPEIVAVIEREADFSTATCELWLPVEPT, from the coding sequence GTGATCTCGGCACTCAACCGGCTCGTCGACCTCGTGGAGGAGCACCTCACCGAGGAGATCGACGTCGGCGGGTTCGCCACGGCGCTCGGCACGACCGAGTACCACCTGCGTCGGATGTTCTCGTCGCTGGCCGGCATGCCGCTCTCGGAATACGTACGCCGACGTCGCATGACCGTCGCCGCCGCCGACGTCATCAGCACCGGGGACGACCTGCTCGGCATCGCCGTACGACACGGATACGGCTCCGGCGAGGCGTTCGGGCGCGCGTTCCGGGCCGTCCACGGCGCCGGCCCCGGCGACGTACGCCGCGACGGTGGCCCCCTACGCACACAACCACAGCTCAGGTTCCGCCTGACCGTCGAAGGGAGCACCCCCATGGACACCCGCGTCATCGACCGCCCCGCGTTCCGGCTCGTCGGACACGCGACCAGGGCGCCCCTGCTCCACCACGGCGTCAACTCGCACATCCACCGGCACATCACCTCACTGCCGTCGGAGGAGCATCTCCGGTTGAAGGAGCTGGGCAACACCGAACCGGCCGGGCTGCTCGCGGTCAGCGACGACCTCGACCCCGACCGCACCGAAGGCAGCGAACTGACCTACCTGCACGGAGTCGCCACCTCCTACGACACACCGACTGTCGACGACCTCGACACCATCGAGGTTCCCGCCGGCACCTGGGCGGTCTTCCGTACCACCGGCCCCTACCCCGGCGCCGTACAGGAGACCTGGGCCGCGACCGCGACCGAGTGGTTCCCCTCCAACCGGTGGCGCCTGCGGCCGGGCCCGGAAATCGTCGCCGTGATCGAACGCGAAGCCGACTTCAGCACCGCCACCTGCGAGTTGTGGCTCCCGGTCGAACCGACCTGA
- a CDS encoding VOC family protein produces MSDLDRAKSVYATLLGVAPVVDAPYYVQYEVDGQKVGLDPNGHKKGMTAPVPYWKVPDVAAAIAGLVEVGAEVLQDATDVGGGMLVAMVRDTDGNIIGLTQ; encoded by the coding sequence GTGAGTGACCTCGACAGAGCCAAATCCGTGTACGCGACCCTGCTCGGCGTCGCCCCGGTCGTCGACGCGCCCTACTACGTCCAGTACGAGGTCGATGGACAGAAAGTCGGCCTGGACCCCAACGGACACAAGAAGGGCATGACCGCGCCGGTCCCCTACTGGAAGGTCCCGGACGTGGCGGCGGCGATCGCCGGTCTGGTCGAGGTGGGCGCCGAGGTGCTCCAGGACGCGACCGACGTCGGCGGCGGCATGTTGGTGGCGATGGTCAGGGACACCGACGGCAACATCATCGGCCTCACCCAGTAG
- a CDS encoding MBL fold metallo-hydrolase: MSVSYYSRLDQGQAVNASPEVLDALARARLVDGQWLPTFPNATYLMPAADFHHWNPANNPGIAGSVNENAYDDSIAPVHAAGQVRLWEDTYPIDGNLRLEAAPGHTPGHAVIKLESGGDRALFAGDIVHSPLQLQRHEHSSCFCEDPSRAATTRRRLLDWAADTRALVLPAHFSGHSAVEIERHGESYAVRQWGEFPRY; this comes from the coding sequence GTGAGCGTCTCGTACTACTCGCGGCTGGACCAGGGCCAGGCCGTCAACGCCTCGCCCGAGGTGTTGGACGCCCTCGCCCGAGCCCGGCTCGTCGACGGGCAGTGGCTGCCGACGTTCCCGAATGCGACCTACCTGATGCCGGCCGCCGACTTCCACCACTGGAACCCCGCGAACAACCCCGGCATCGCCGGCAGTGTCAACGAGAACGCGTACGACGACAGCATCGCTCCCGTACACGCCGCCGGGCAGGTTCGACTGTGGGAGGACACGTACCCGATCGACGGCAACCTGCGGCTGGAAGCCGCACCCGGGCACACGCCCGGCCACGCGGTGATCAAGCTGGAGTCCGGCGGCGACCGGGCGCTGTTCGCCGGCGACATCGTCCACAGCCCGCTGCAACTGCAACGGCACGAGCACAGCAGTTGCTTCTGCGAGGACCCGTCCCGGGCGGCGACCACCCGACGCCGTCTGCTCGACTGGGCGGCAGACACCCGGGCGCTGGTGCTGCCGGCGCACTTCAGCGGTCACTCCGCCGTCGAGATCGAGCGGCACGGTGAGTCGTACGCCGTCAGGCAGTGGGGTGAGTTCCCCCGATACTGA
- a CDS encoding DUF418 domain-containing protein — translation MTPTVADSNTAEPDVTVPTSTPGSPPRIAALDALRGFALAGILLVNIPWGIVTIRMPSGPSSGGRYFAVEVLEYTVQGRFFPIFSFLFGVGFALFLDTAAARSRRPRLVLLRRLAVLGVLGIAHQQLHGGEALLPYAIFGVLVLLPASWLPRWIIAPMAGVALVAGILLGGGLLLIPGLFLLGMTAVRYGIVETLPRRRTQTAVLFCLSAAAAISATAWQAATYTTPNGEIAAAIAGLLGATAYGTGLLLLLGTRVGTVVERVLAPLGRMALTNYVGATLIAAAAGPLLGLYQSAHYGRMLLLAAAILASQALFSRYWLARHRYGPLEWIWRCLTWWARTPNRRMPA, via the coding sequence ATGACCCCGACAGTGGCCGATTCGAACACCGCCGAACCCGACGTCACCGTGCCGACGAGCACGCCCGGATCGCCCCCTCGCATCGCCGCCCTCGATGCCCTACGGGGCTTCGCCCTGGCCGGCATCCTGCTGGTGAACATCCCGTGGGGAATCGTCACCATCCGAATGCCGTCCGGTCCGTCATCGGGTGGCCGCTACTTCGCCGTCGAGGTGCTCGAATACACCGTCCAGGGCCGGTTCTTCCCCATCTTCTCCTTCCTGTTCGGCGTCGGCTTCGCACTGTTCCTCGACACCGCCGCCGCCCGATCCCGCCGCCCGCGGCTGGTGCTGCTGCGCAGGCTCGCCGTGCTGGGCGTCCTGGGCATCGCCCACCAGCAACTCCACGGCGGAGAGGCGCTGCTTCCGTACGCGATCTTCGGGGTCCTGGTCCTGCTGCCCGCGTCCTGGCTGCCCCGGTGGATCATTGCCCCGATGGCCGGCGTCGCGCTCGTCGCCGGCATCCTTCTCGGCGGCGGACTGCTGCTCATTCCCGGACTGTTCCTGCTCGGAATGACCGCGGTGCGCTACGGCATCGTGGAGACCCTGCCCCGGCGCCGCACGCAGACAGCGGTGCTGTTCTGCCTCTCCGCTGCGGCGGCGATCTCGGCCACCGCCTGGCAGGCGGCCACCTACACCACCCCGAACGGGGAGATCGCCGCGGCGATCGCCGGACTGCTCGGCGCCACCGCCTACGGCACCGGTCTGCTCCTCCTGCTCGGCACCCGGGTCGGGACCGTGGTCGAGCGGGTCCTGGCGCCGCTGGGCCGCATGGCCCTGACCAACTACGTCGGCGCCACCCTGATCGCGGCGGCCGCCGGACCACTGCTCGGGCTGTACCAATCCGCCCACTACGGCCGCATGCTCCTGCTGGCCGCCGCGATCCTGGCCAGCCAGGCCCTCTTCAGCCGCTACTGGCTGGCCCGACACCGGTACGGGCCACTGGAATGGATCTGGCGCTGCCTGACCTGGTGGGCCCGGACCCCCAACCGACGCATGCCAGCATGA
- a CDS encoding response regulator transcription factor has translation MRVLIADDQELIRVGFRMILEAQPDITVVADVADGLAAVDAARRLRPDVCVLDVRMPGLDGLEVTRLLAGPDVADPIAVVVVTTFDVDEYVNTALQFGASGFLLKDCGPALLVEAVRAAVRGDALVAPQVTVRLLRHFRQRPQARTTVPVQALTDRETDVVRAVARGRTNHEIAADLFVAVSTVKTHLAAAQAKLGVRNRVEVASWAWHTGLLDDR, from the coding sequence ATGCGTGTGTTGATCGCCGACGACCAGGAGCTGATCCGGGTCGGGTTCAGGATGATCCTGGAGGCCCAGCCGGACATCACCGTGGTGGCCGATGTCGCCGACGGCCTCGCCGCGGTGGACGCCGCCCGCCGGTTGCGTCCGGACGTGTGCGTGCTGGACGTACGGATGCCGGGCCTGGACGGGCTGGAGGTGACCCGGCTGCTCGCCGGCCCCGACGTCGCCGACCCGATCGCGGTTGTCGTCGTCACCACGTTCGACGTCGACGAGTACGTCAACACCGCGCTCCAGTTCGGCGCGAGCGGGTTCCTGCTCAAGGACTGCGGACCCGCGTTGCTGGTCGAGGCCGTCCGCGCGGCCGTACGCGGCGATGCGCTGGTGGCACCCCAGGTCACGGTGCGGCTGCTGCGTCACTTCCGGCAGCGACCGCAGGCCCGGACGACGGTGCCGGTCCAGGCGCTGACCGACCGGGAGACCGATGTGGTGCGGGCGGTGGCACGCGGCCGGACCAACCATGAGATCGCGGCGGACCTGTTTGTCGCGGTGTCCACCGTCAAGACGCATCTTGCCGCCGCGCAGGCGAAGCTCGGTGTGCGGAACCGGGTCGAGGTCGCCTCCTGGGCCTGGCACACCGGCCTGCTCGACGACCGGTAG
- a CDS encoding sensor histidine kinase, which yields MRGWRAWTRRQWPLAVLLVILMAADVESARGLPFFDQWWGLPGAAVMSGLALVAPRWPVGVGVAAAVVLLLGSTVLRLSDAVLLSAGGPLLFAEVAALMAVVVSVVRVVPGATAVGVVGLLVAGFVGAQVLRPGDPDSPRDLGWAFLLQAVILTGLSVTAGRSLRKRDDEQARATRAAVVAAQQRERVRLARELHDVVAHHIGGMVVQAQAAQAVAGNDPGAPARVLPAIEGAGTDALSAMRRMVAALRDSDPDGGGSGTPLTRTADLTADLRAVTASPTGGTPVRLAVDLVEPVPAEVATSVLRLVQESVTNARRHAAGAREIAVGVRAEDGIAQVLVTDDGRPAGEPKTYGGGYGLVGMRERVQLLGGRFSAGRTPGGGWQVMADVPLRDPGQ from the coding sequence ATGCGTGGTTGGCGAGCGTGGACCCGCCGGCAGTGGCCGCTGGCCGTACTGCTGGTGATACTGATGGCGGCCGACGTGGAGTCGGCGCGGGGTCTGCCCTTCTTCGACCAGTGGTGGGGGCTGCCCGGCGCCGCCGTGATGTCCGGCCTGGCGTTGGTGGCGCCCCGATGGCCGGTAGGGGTCGGCGTCGCCGCCGCCGTGGTCCTGCTCCTCGGGTCGACGGTGTTGCGGCTGTCCGATGCCGTGCTCCTGTCGGCTGGCGGGCCGCTGCTGTTCGCCGAGGTCGCCGCGCTGATGGCGGTCGTCGTGTCCGTCGTCCGGGTGGTTCCCGGCGCTACCGCCGTCGGCGTCGTCGGGCTGTTGGTCGCCGGCTTCGTCGGGGCGCAGGTGCTCCGGCCCGGCGACCCCGACTCGCCTCGCGACCTGGGATGGGCGTTCCTGCTGCAAGCCGTGATCCTGACCGGTCTGTCGGTCACCGCCGGGCGGTCCCTGCGCAAACGCGACGACGAGCAGGCCCGCGCGACGCGGGCGGCGGTGGTGGCGGCGCAGCAGCGCGAGCGGGTGCGCCTGGCCCGGGAACTGCACGATGTGGTGGCACACCACATCGGGGGAATGGTGGTGCAGGCACAGGCGGCCCAGGCCGTGGCGGGCAACGATCCCGGCGCGCCGGCCCGGGTGCTACCCGCGATCGAGGGGGCCGGGACCGACGCGTTGTCCGCGATGCGCCGGATGGTCGCCGCGCTGCGCGACAGCGACCCGGACGGTGGTGGAAGCGGTACGCCGCTGACCCGGACCGCGGATCTGACCGCCGATCTGCGTGCCGTCACGGCGTCTCCGACGGGTGGCACACCGGTGCGGTTGGCGGTGGACCTCGTCGAGCCCGTACCGGCAGAGGTCGCGACCTCCGTGCTCCGCCTGGTGCAGGAGTCGGTGACCAACGCGCGTCGGCACGCCGCCGGGGCGCGGGAGATCGCCGTCGGGGTACGGGCCGAGGACGGGATCGCGCAGGTGCTGGTCACCGACGACGGCCGGCCCGCAGGGGAGCCGAAGACGTACGGCGGGGGGTACGGTCTGGTCGGCATGCGTGAGCGGGTGCAGTTGCTCGGTGGACGGTTCTCGGCCGGCAGGACACCGGGCGGGGGATGGCAGGTGATGGCCGACGTGCCGCTACGGGATCCGGGGCAGTAG
- a CDS encoding NAD(P)-dependent oxidoreductase has protein sequence MKLTIVGATGGIGSQLLVQAVAAGHEVTAVVRNPARLPHDTPVRVVTADLSAAGPVDLRAAVDGSDAVLSGLGARSGAEAGVASRGTRALVRAMRATGVRRVVVVSAASVGTVPSPGRPNPPRHNPGDGFFMRHLAAPLAKAAFRRHYGDLALMEDVLRDSELDWTVSRPPRLLDRRWKRSYRTAYGQNVRAGMFIARADVAHHMLDVLDRPETFRRVIGIAY, from the coding sequence GTGAAGCTCACGATCGTCGGGGCGACCGGCGGCATCGGCAGCCAGCTTCTCGTCCAGGCCGTCGCCGCCGGGCACGAGGTCACCGCCGTCGTACGGAATCCGGCAAGGCTGCCCCACGACACGCCGGTACGCGTCGTCACGGCTGATCTCTCGGCCGCCGGTCCGGTGGATCTGCGGGCCGCGGTCGACGGGTCCGACGCGGTGCTCTCCGGGCTCGGGGCGCGCTCGGGTGCCGAGGCGGGCGTCGCCTCACGGGGCACCCGGGCGCTGGTGCGGGCGATGCGGGCGACCGGCGTACGACGGGTGGTCGTCGTCAGCGCCGCGTCGGTCGGTACCGTACCGTCGCCGGGGCGACCGAACCCGCCGAGGCACAACCCCGGCGACGGGTTCTTCATGCGACACCTGGCCGCGCCACTGGCCAAGGCGGCGTTCCGCAGGCACTACGGCGACCTGGCCCTGATGGAGGACGTCCTGCGGGACAGCGAACTGGACTGGACCGTCTCCCGCCCACCCCGCCTGCTCGACCGGCGGTGGAAACGGAGCTACCGGACGGCGTACGGGCAGAACGTCCGCGCCGGAATGTTCATCGCCCGCGCCGATGTCGCCCACCACATGCTCGACGTGCTCGACCGTCCCGAGACGTTCCGACGCGTCATCGGAATCGCGTACTGA
- a CDS encoding ATP-binding cassette domain-containing protein, which yields MVRVVSVEEMAPTAYAWPVHAQGLSLRAGRHMAVDGLDLALGIGVHGLLGPNGAGKTTLIRALATVLRPVSGRLEILGQPVHGDGDLRAVRRALGYLPQDFGYYRRFTVREFLEYVAWLKEMPPRDVPDAVQRAIERVDLTARAGSTMRSLSGGMVRRVGIAQAIVSAPTLLLLDEPTVGLDPEQRMTIRAMLRDLGRDTCVVVATHLVEDVAAACTDVVLLHEGRLVFQGVPDDLAAEAAGGPEADGDSELERGYAMLMRRHRGSGGVR from the coding sequence ATGGTACGCGTGGTGAGCGTCGAGGAGATGGCGCCGACGGCGTACGCCTGGCCGGTGCACGCGCAGGGGCTGAGTCTGCGGGCCGGGCGGCACATGGCCGTCGACGGACTCGACCTCGCGCTGGGGATCGGTGTGCACGGGCTGCTCGGCCCGAACGGCGCCGGCAAGACGACGCTGATCCGGGCGCTCGCCACCGTGCTGCGGCCGGTGTCCGGTCGGCTGGAGATCCTCGGCCAGCCCGTCCACGGCGATGGCGATCTACGGGCGGTCCGGCGCGCACTCGGTTACCTGCCGCAGGACTTCGGGTACTACCGCCGGTTCACCGTCCGGGAGTTCCTGGAGTACGTCGCGTGGCTGAAGGAGATGCCGCCGCGCGACGTACCCGACGCCGTGCAACGGGCGATCGAGCGGGTCGACCTCACCGCGCGGGCCGGCAGCACCATGCGGTCGCTCTCCGGCGGCATGGTACGCCGCGTCGGCATCGCCCAGGCGATCGTGAGCGCACCGACCCTCCTGTTGCTGGACGAGCCCACCGTCGGCCTCGATCCGGAACAGCGGATGACCATCCGGGCGATGCTGCGCGACCTCGGCCGCGACACCTGCGTGGTGGTGGCCACCCATCTGGTCGAGGACGTGGCCGCGGCCTGCACCGACGTGGTGCTGCTGCACGAGGGCCGGCTCGTCTTCCAGGGGGTGCCCGACGACCTGGCGGCCGAGGCCGCCGGGGGCCCGGAAGCAGACGGCGACAGTGAGCTGGAACGCGGGTACGCGATGCTGATGCGCCGCCACCGCGGGTCGGGTGGTGTGCGATGA
- a CDS encoding prenyltransferase/squalene oxidase repeat-containing protein, translated as MVLSSPRVRAALAALTMIATATPATASSPPTHNRVDAAAGWLARQMVDGDHLETVFGDVSYPDAGLTIDAVFAFAAAKSSGTNAAAATTWLGQPSVLTGYVGDGIGEAYAGATAKLSLAAQVSGLDPASFGGVDLLTRLRGLQDPSGRFSDRSAYGDFSNALSQSFAILALDRAGGAPSAAVDFLVGSRCADGGFPVQFGQPTCESDVDATAMAVQALIAADHRPAARPGIGWLVGVQAADGSFTGAGVANANSTGLAAQALAAAGRPVAWLRARQFILGLQVGCTGAASDRGAIAYGAAGFDPGTAPRATAQAVPGAAGAPLGSLSAAGSSSTAPTLACQP; from the coding sequence ATGGTCCTCTCGTCCCCGCGCGTTCGTGCCGCGTTGGCCGCCCTCACCATGATCGCCACGGCCACGCCGGCCACGGCATCCTCGCCGCCGACCCACAACCGTGTCGACGCCGCCGCCGGATGGCTTGCCCGGCAGATGGTCGACGGCGACCACCTCGAAACCGTCTTCGGCGACGTCTCCTATCCGGACGCCGGGCTGACCATCGACGCCGTCTTCGCCTTCGCCGCCGCGAAGTCGTCCGGCACCAACGCCGCCGCGGCCACGACCTGGCTCGGGCAGCCCTCGGTGCTCACCGGCTACGTCGGCGACGGCATCGGCGAGGCGTACGCGGGTGCGACCGCCAAGCTCTCCCTCGCCGCCCAGGTCAGTGGCCTCGACCCGGCCTCGTTCGGCGGGGTCGACCTCCTCACCCGCCTTCGTGGCCTTCAGGACCCGTCGGGTCGGTTCTCCGACCGGTCCGCGTACGGCGACTTCAGCAACGCGTTGTCCCAGTCCTTCGCGATCCTCGCTCTTGACCGGGCCGGTGGCGCTCCGTCGGCGGCGGTGGACTTCCTCGTCGGGAGCCGGTGCGCCGACGGCGGGTTCCCGGTGCAGTTCGGGCAGCCGACCTGCGAGAGCGACGTGGACGCGACCGCGATGGCCGTCCAGGCGCTCATCGCCGCCGACCACCGCCCCGCCGCGAGGCCGGGCATCGGGTGGCTGGTCGGTGTCCAGGCCGCCGACGGTTCGTTCACGGGCGCCGGCGTTGCCAACGCCAACAGCACCGGTCTGGCCGCGCAGGCGTTGGCGGCCGCCGGACGCCCCGTTGCCTGGCTCAGGGCGCGACAGTTCATCCTCGGACTCCAGGTCGGCTGTACCGGTGCCGCATCCGACCGGGGCGCGATCGCCTACGGCGCCGCGGGCTTCGACCCGGGCACCGCCCCGCGCGCCACCGCACAGGCAGTCCCCGGCGCAGCCGGCGCCCCGCTCGGCAGCCTCTCCGCCGCCGGATCGTCCTCAACCGCGCCGACGCTGGCCTGCCAGCCGTAA
- a CDS encoding prenyltransferase/squalene oxidase repeat-containing protein — MTVTLVGIVTAVVAGVGPLSSPRAAEAAPDPVAAQAAELAADWLTGQLVDGGLPGFAGTDWGLTIDALFALQATGTQPAAVTQITEAVAANGDGYAVFRDGDLAYRDGGSTAKVLAAAAAGGEDGTDFGGDNWRQRTLDLVFGAEDGPMNGWLHDDYAGSLMGENMFGQSLAVLGLARSGGVPQPVVDFLVTQQCPGGGFRLYPGAGGTSCAEDPEDNRIPDVDTTGMVVQALIAAERAGATGTSEPVAAATDWLRSVQAENGSFNGSVVTDYPNTNSTGLGGQALAAAGDTDAAGNAAEFVVAQQLTAANGGAAAAHAGAIAYTPESFASAVASGIEEFALDQWRRATTQAILGLTQVPLGEIGADDGTGPTPTASPTGSATPSPTVSATSSGGPSQSPTGNPSQTPSSTPGPSGSVTATPTSAPATTTAPPNGAGGNLPTTGLSIVTFSVVGLGTVGGGIALMLLTRRRRDDAAAGRG; from the coding sequence GTGACCGTCACCCTCGTCGGAATCGTCACCGCCGTCGTGGCCGGCGTCGGCCCGTTGTCGAGCCCGCGTGCCGCCGAGGCCGCCCCCGACCCGGTGGCCGCCCAAGCCGCCGAACTCGCCGCCGACTGGCTCACCGGGCAGCTCGTCGACGGAGGCTTGCCCGGCTTCGCCGGCACGGACTGGGGCCTGACCATCGACGCCCTGTTCGCGTTGCAGGCAACCGGCACCCAACCCGCGGCGGTCACGCAGATCACCGAAGCGGTCGCCGCGAACGGTGACGGCTACGCGGTCTTCCGCGACGGCGACCTCGCGTACCGGGACGGCGGGAGCACCGCCAAGGTCCTCGCCGCAGCCGCAGCCGGCGGCGAGGACGGCACCGACTTCGGCGGCGACAACTGGCGACAGCGGACCCTCGACCTCGTCTTCGGCGCCGAGGACGGGCCGATGAACGGGTGGCTCCACGACGACTACGCCGGCAGTCTGATGGGCGAGAACATGTTCGGGCAGTCCCTCGCGGTGCTCGGACTGGCCCGCTCCGGTGGCGTACCGCAGCCGGTCGTCGACTTCCTCGTCACACAGCAGTGTCCCGGCGGCGGCTTCCGACTCTACCCGGGGGCCGGCGGCACCTCCTGCGCCGAGGACCCCGAAGACAACCGGATTCCCGACGTGGACACCACCGGTATGGTCGTCCAGGCGTTGATCGCCGCCGAGCGGGCCGGCGCCACCGGCACCTCGGAGCCCGTCGCGGCCGCCACCGACTGGCTCCGGTCGGTGCAGGCCGAGAACGGCTCGTTCAACGGCTCCGTCGTCACCGACTATCCCAACACCAACAGCACCGGCCTGGGCGGGCAGGCGCTGGCCGCCGCCGGCGACACCGACGCCGCCGGGAACGCCGCCGAGTTCGTCGTGGCCCAGCAGCTGACCGCCGCGAACGGTGGCGCGGCCGCCGCCCACGCCGGTGCCATCGCCTACACGCCCGAGAGTTTCGCCTCGGCCGTCGCCTCCGGGATCGAGGAGTTCGCGCTCGACCAGTGGCGGCGGGCGACCACGCAGGCCATTCTCGGGCTCACCCAGGTCCCCCTCGGCGAGATCGGTGCCGACGACGGCACCGGGCCGACACCGACCGCCTCCCCCACCGGCTCAGCCACACCTTCGCCCACCGTGTCCGCGACTTCGAGCGGCGGGCCGTCGCAGAGTCCGACCGGTAACCCCAGCCAGACCCCGTCGAGCACCCCCGGCCCCAGCGGTTCCGTCACGGCGACTCCGACGTCCGCGCCGGCCACCACGACAGCGCCGCCGAACGGCGCAGGCGGCAACCTGCCGACCACCGGCCTGTCGATCGTGACCTTCTCCGTCGTCGGGCTCGGCACTGTCGGCGGCGGGATCGCCCTGATGCTCCTCACCCGTCGGCGTCGCGACGATGCGGCAGCGGGCCGGGGGTGA
- a CDS encoding ECF transporter S component encodes MTRRWGRDDQAVRLGPRSAVVLTLASIAGLMMFVWPLLVRVEPQSMQHGPDAPFVFIGILPILIVVVLAELSEGGMDAKALAMLGVLSAVNAALRPLGAGTAGIETVFFVLVLAGRVFGAGFGFVLGCTSLFASALLTAGVGPWLPFQMLCSAWIGMGAGLLPRGVTGRAEIAMLVGYGVVVAYAFGFLMNLWFWPFITGAEVDYYAGHISYVPGAPVLENLHRFAIFTLLTSTAGWDTGRAITNTVAILMLGPAVLATLRRAARRASYGVVATFGPTTPAAAPPDAVALPAAPRAADDGDVANTA; translated from the coding sequence GTGACGCGTCGGTGGGGTCGTGACGACCAGGCCGTACGGCTGGGGCCGCGTTCGGCGGTGGTGTTGACCCTGGCCTCGATCGCCGGGCTGATGATGTTCGTCTGGCCGCTGCTGGTACGGGTCGAGCCGCAGAGCATGCAGCACGGTCCGGACGCCCCGTTCGTGTTCATCGGCATCCTGCCGATCCTCATCGTGGTCGTCCTCGCCGAACTCTCCGAGGGCGGCATGGACGCCAAGGCGCTGGCGATGCTCGGCGTCCTCTCGGCCGTCAACGCGGCCCTGCGCCCGCTCGGCGCCGGCACCGCCGGGATCGAGACCGTCTTCTTCGTGCTCGTCCTCGCCGGCCGGGTCTTCGGCGCCGGCTTCGGGTTCGTACTCGGATGCACGTCGCTGTTCGCGTCGGCGTTGCTGACCGCCGGGGTCGGACCGTGGCTGCCGTTCCAGATGCTCTGCTCGGCGTGGATCGGCATGGGCGCCGGCCTGCTGCCACGTGGGGTGACCGGCAGGGCCGAGATCGCGATGCTCGTCGGCTACGGCGTCGTCGTCGCCTACGCCTTCGGGTTCCTGATGAACCTGTGGTTCTGGCCGTTCATCACCGGCGCCGAGGTCGACTACTACGCCGGGCACATCTCCTATGTTCCCGGCGCGCCGGTGCTGGAGAACCTGCACCGTTTCGCGATCTTCACGCTGTTGACCTCGACCGCGGGCTGGGACACCGGCCGGGCGATCACCAACACCGTCGCGATCCTCATGCTCGGTCCGGCCGTGTTGGCGACGCTGCGCCGGGCGGCCCGCCGGGCCTCCTACGGCGTGGTCGCAACGTTCGGACCGACCACCCCGGCGGCGGCGCCACCCGACGCTGTCGCCCTGCCCGCGGCACCCCGTGCCGCCGACGACGGTGACGTCGCCAACACCGCCTGA